DNA from Nymphaea colorata isolate Beijing-Zhang1983 chromosome 4, ASM883128v2, whole genome shotgun sequence:
AAATCAATTGCAGCCGGAGAGCGTCTTCGTAAACGGAAAACAGCTTAGTCCTGACGAGATGGCCATCTTGGTATCGTGCGGCAACCCGCCGAGGAAGATGAAGCCTGGTAGATATTGGTATGACAAAGTATCCGGTCTATGGGGAAAGGTGAGAGAAGGGAGTTGGTtcctggatttttttttttttttgtgttcgtGAAAAATAGGACAAAAAGTAACCATTGCTCAAACTTGTCTTTAATTTGGTTTTCTCTTATCAATTGAAACGATTGACAGGAGGGGAGCAAGCCTCACAAGATTATCACGCCACATTTAAACGTTGGTGGAAGTCTCATGTTTAATGCCAGCAATGGCAACACCAGTGTCTACATTAACGGTCGAGAGATTACGAAAACGGAGTTGCGGATGCTTCAGGTTTATGCCTAATTCGCTTGCCGATAATGCTCTTCGATTGACGTGTGTTATATTGTTGATGGTAATTTTAAGCAATTGTGGGTTATTGCAGTGGGCTGGAGTCCAGTGTGCTGGAAATCCTCATTTTTGGGTGAACGCTGATGGGTCGTATCAGGAGGAGGGGCAGAAGAATATCAAAGGCCACATATGGGGCAAGGTTTCTTCGTACAATTATCTGTTTCATCATTTTTAAATCTCCTCTTTCCGTCAACTCATTGTCGGATGGTGCTTATGCAGGCTGGAACACGTCTGATTTGTTCGGTCCTGTCACTGCCAACACCTTGTAAAACAAGTAATTCTTTTGTAGACGAAGTGAATGGTTTGCCAATTAGAACTCTACCTGAATATTTTGAGCAAAGAGTTCAGAAGATTCTTTTAATTGGACAGCCAGGGGCTGGAACTAGTGCGCTATTTAAGCAGGTGAGACCAAATCACATTGAATTAAGTTGATGTTACTTGTTTCTAGAGGCGACATTCTTCATTGAGCACTCAATAACTTCAgtgtccttttttttaataataatactTATGTGGATTCACTTCTATCTTACAATTAAATGCTTATAATTAATTTCAGTAAAATCTTTTGGGCTAGGTTAACGTAGTTAGGCGTTGTTCGCTGAATGAATtaaactttttctatttttgccGTTCTCCCTTTTGATTTAATCTGATTTAGTTTATCCATAAAGCGACATTAGAACTTAAGGATAAGATAAGCTTGTCTCATGTTGATGTTGGGTGGAGCTGATCCTTTTCTAACTTCTAActtgattcaaattcaaatttgtcatcattttttGTTGAGTTGCTTATTCTGTTCAGAGATGTGTGAAACATGACAAGCCTGAGTAGTTCATAAATTATGTAGCCTCAGAAAAATCTCATACTAATGAGCTTTGACATTGTTGTTAGATTCTCCAAGGTTGTATTGTATGTTCTTATTGTGTGGATTGAAGAATTAAATCCGCTGAGCATTTTCCAAAATAATCAGCAAGAATTTAGTTTATTCAAAGTTTAGCACATCTTATAGGTTGCAcaacatgaaaaagtaaaatgatCGGAACCGGATTTTGATGAACTGCAACGGTGCTATGCTTTGTTCAAAGGCCATATGGCTGTGCTCTCACCAGTTATTTTAAATTTCCTTAGTTGCCTTTCAATTTCACGAAACAGCAACTTATCGATCTTTTGTTAAGAGAAATAGGCAAGTAGTAGCTAATTGTATGATCTTGGATATTACATTATTGGAGAAGTTGGGTTTCATCCTTGACTTTCCATTGGTCTTCCTGTCCAATTTTTATCATCCTCAAACTGAGCGTTTTCTCTTCTTAGCTGAAGGGTATACACTCTGTCGGTGAgttttgcttaaacatttcatgaCTTTCTCTTGGTTGGATCAGATTGGTACCGTTTTACATTTGAACTCAATCAGTGAAAGAGATTTGGCTTATGAAAAGCAGCATTGTTAGCATTCATGTGAACTCTCTCTTGAACCTTAGAATTTTCAGTCAGTTGTAGTAAGTGTCACTCCTATTATGGAGTCATTATGCTATTACAATCTTCAGAATGTTTTGCATGCAGTCATTATGTTATTGCaatcttccatttttttttggtgacaaAGGTTAATGTGATAATTTTGTAATAGTGCTATGTTATGTAAGCTGGTTATGTGCTTTGATTCATTTCTTGATAAGTACTTAACCTGTCTTGCAggcaaaatttttatataaacctAACCCCTTTTCAGAGGATGAACGCCAAAACCTTAAGCTGATGATCCAAAGTAATGTGTATCGCTATCTATGTGTTCTACTTGAGGGTCGTGAAAGATTTGAGGAAGAATATCTAAATAATCATAAGTTGCGTGGTGCACTGGACTCTGCAGGTAATAccattctcttttcttctgaatATATTCCACTTCCACCAAGTACATATTAACTAGTAGTACatttatgaaaagtttttttctgtaattttttggGCAATCATCTTGGTCTCAATGCTTTTATGACGAGATTCGAGTACTGAACGTAGACATTCTTGTCATCTTATTCTTCCATCATTTTGTATTATCTTTAACAAAACATGATTAATATAATATATGGATGCAGTTGTTtcatgtgtttttcttttactgaATACATGAGCAGGTAAGATGTTAGAGCCTTAGACGTTTGAAGTCAATTATATGCcgcatgttttcttttattgattaaaCCAGCAGCGGTGATGTAATAGGTTCACTGTCATATAGTTGACACACTTGTGTTCTATTCTCCatagcaatgttgtaaaacgcgtatcgtaaaccgtatcggtcgggctttaagatacgccgtatcgtaacgtatcgtaaccgtatcgtaaatttttaaaaaataataataataaataaaaaaaattaaaaaaatcgaaaaaatcattaaaaaaatcagaaaaaattaaaaataataaattcttcatagaaaacatgttttagtcttttagataatgatagacttattattttgctaaatgttataaacttacgcgttcacggttcatcattcatacttcatagacatcaaaattcataacaatatcattctttttcatcttcatcttcatggtttaaaaaaacccctttcctccaaatgggaatcagccacccatgcacaaatccatggtttaatagatgatttcacggtgaaaatcgatgatttcacaatggaaatcgatgatttccctctaaggcggtacaatctatagattagaaatgaattagcggtgggtttttataaaaaaaactcgaaaaaatggggttcaagccccctttttagaaatcagcccgtatcgcacgtatcgtacgatacatgtacgatacacccccatttacgatacagggggtgCATCGTATCGTACTTTGTAAACGatacgatatgtatcgtacgatacggcgccgtatcgtacgatacgtacaacactgctcCATAGTGTTAGTTTTCATGTTGCCTTGCATAAGATTATTGCTTTTGGTAGCAGTCAACATTGATTGCCAGGTCAGGTTTATCAGGCTTCATTTCTTGCACTAACTGCAGGCATGTGCTCTTTTACCGTGTCTAATATGTTAATCCAACTttattgttatatttttgtGTCAGTTTGTTAAGAAATTTATTAGACAAGCTTGCTGGTGGATAATGGAGTgttatcttttttgtttgtacGTATAAATGGGATTTTTGTTATTGTTCACTTTAAGCAATAAGTATCTCCTGTCTGCCACTGAAACTTGGAGGGTTTTATATCTCAGCTTTTTGGCAAGTGGTTCCTATAACAAGGTCTGTTCATGTCTAATTGGTACAAGTAGACTGCTAGCTACATAGAACTGAGCATGGTACCAGAATTGGGTAATTGTGTTGTCTAGGCAATGCATCTCCCTCGTTTTTCTCAGGCTTTAAGTTGACTTTGCTTTTAGACTAAGCTGTATTTTATCTAATTTGTTCAATTTTATTCATAACTACTTTTTCCCAATGGTGAACGTTCTGATCCTGCGCCTCGAGAGCAGTTGGAAATACCGTCACTATACTAACCAGAAAATGTCCAATACAGGTATGCTTAAAGAAGGTGATAGCCAAAATATTTATGCCATAAGTACCAAGATGAAGATCTTTTCTGATTGGCTTCTTAAAATTATGATCTCTGGTGAGCTTGAAGTGATTTTTCCTGCTGCTACTCGTGAATATGCACCCATAGTTGAAGAGTTGTGGAGGGATCCTGCAATTCAAGCTACATATGCTAGGAGAAGTGAACTTCCGTCTCTTCCTAGTGCTGCAAGCTACTTTCTGGAGAGGGTAAGATCTGATAATTTTATGTGGACATAAGCACATGAAGCCAAGAAGAACTAATTCTACTGCATGGTGATTTATATGTATTACACAGCTAgcatttttcttctattgttcCAGTTTTCAAACCACTAACATGTGGTAAGATTTATAACTGGACTTGCCTCtggtgtttttcaaaagaaataaaactgGTGCCTCTTTATGGGCTTGTGACCCTCTAAAAATGCAGCCAACTCCTATGATCCCTAATACTGTAAGTGTTGCTCTAGTAAcctagtttgatcccttgtgtTCAAACATATGATGTGGTGAAGGTATTTCCTTTGCTGTGTAAGTTCCTAAAACGTTTTCAGTTTCTCTCCTTTCAGATCCATCCTTTCATCAATATCTGAATGATACACATCAGATATACTATTTCAGGCACAATGGAAATGTTTGAATGCAATCTTAAATCTATTTAGACACAGGGAATTGGTTTTGAAGCTCTCTTGCGAAGAAAGTCTGCTGGATATTTTTAGTTAGTCATTTGTTGTTGTCTGATATCGTAGAAATATGGTAAATGTTTAAATGAAAGGCCTAACTTACACACATGGTGAGTGTGGCTTGTATATTTATCCTTGTCTTATGTAATTCCATTGGACTGTTCTCATGCCATACTTGTGGCCCCTAAACGGCAGTCATACTGCTGCAATTAGCTGATAGATCAGTGTGCCACACTGCTGATATTTAAGTGGAGAAATCTAATGTGCTGATCAAAACTTCAGGTTGTGGATATATCAAGGTCTGATTATGAACCATCAGATATGGACATCGTTTATGCGGAGGGACATCTATCTAATGGCCTAGCATTCATGGAATTCTCATTTCCTCAGTTGCCTTCTGATGACAATATTGATGATGGAGATCAGCCTGATCCGTTTGCAAGGTTGGTAACCTATACTTGCAAATACTGTATATAAACCCTGGCACCTTGATCTTACACATAAAAGTCTAGATCAGCTTGTAATTTCATCATAATCTGTTAATGTAGTCATTGAAATTTTATGCTCtatatatgtatgaaaaaaaaaaaatcaaatatatccAATGTCTAGATTGACTTTTATGAGCTAAAAAAGCTAACTGTTTGCTTTACATATACCACACGGGATTCTACTGTTTGCTGTCTGTATGgcaaatgaaattttatgttttcacatGCTCTTCAGATCTCCGTAGCTAGGTCCTTAGAGGATGCTCCTCAGGACACATAGGGAATTCTAAGATGGTTATGCCACCTGAATAGCAACTATGGCCACGGGTGCAATATGTAAAGTCCAATATGACCTTTCTATTAGTGTAACATATAAAGGCTAATGTACAGATATTTCTGTTCCTGGGAGTGGTTTAATGATTTAATCTCTGTAGTTTATCTAAAACGTGCATCTTGAGTTTTCTTCAAGTAATTTTATATCTGACCTTTTATCAGCAAGAGTTGCTCATTTCAGCTGGTATTTGATGATAAATAAATATACGACTTTAGTGGACTGAATTGGCTGCTAGcaaatatatatgcatggaTGCAAGTAATTCTGGGTATCATTATTGAGTATATTTTTTAGAATGTTACTCTTTGTCAGTAGAAATTTGATGGTCGTCGCATGGGCAATGTTTCCTTCCTTATCATGTTCACTATTGGGGTTTTGGAAACTGTTTCTATTGGATGAATAAATGATATAATTACACTGAACAATTTCTGGTCGTGGTCTGTGATTTCAGGTACCAGCTCGTCCAAGTACACGCCAAGGGGCTAAAAGAAGGTCGCAAGTGGCTAGAAATGTTTGAAGACGTCCGGATTGTTGTCTTCTGCGTAGCTGTCAATGATTATGATCAAATTTATGAGGATGGGGAATTTGTCGGACAAAACAAGATGATTGTTGGCAAGAAGGTATTCGAAAGCATGATTCTACATCCGAGCTTTGATCAGGCTGCCTTCTTACTAATACTTACCAAGATTGACCTGTTTGAGCAAAAAATATACCAAGTTCCACTTAGGACATGCGATTGGTTTGATGACTTCAATCCGCCCACCAGCAGCCATCGGCCCAGTGGTCACCTTGGATGGAACACAAGCAATAACAACAACAATTCCACTTCCTTGGCGCAGCAATCTTACCAGTACATAGCGGTGAAGTTTAAAagattattttcttctttaacaGGAAGAAAGTTATACGTTACGCAGACAAATGGGTTGCAAGCGATCGCTGTAGATGAAGCACTCCGGTATGCGCGAGAGATTATGAAATGGGATGAAGATAAATTGGATTTTTGTGGTAATGAGTATTCCGTTTATAGCACGGACTTGGGATCCTTCTGAGCACTGATGTGAAATTAGTTCTCTTCATTTGTTAATTGCGTCTTTCTGTAAATATATTGTTgtgcaaaatttaaaaaaagaaaaaggaaaaaagaaaaaaaaaatcttatccaCTTCCACATCCTGTTCATATGCTTCCTCTGCTTTTTATTCTCCGCTGAACGTTTAAGGTTTCGCCAATTTTCgcaaacttttccttttttatttctttggtaACAGGTCTATATTACATTGTGAAATACTGCATCTCATATTATTTCACccaagaaaaatcaagaaacctCACATTTTTCCAGAATACAAACTTGTAATGTTTAATAAATTGCCGAAAGTGGTCTACCTCCTCTGTCGCAGTAAACAGCTTTGAGGGCCTCAAGGGAAAGCCTGCGGGGTTTAGCAGGTAATGAGTCTGCACCCAGGCTGCGAGGGCTCGGTCCGTCCATGCGCCCGCTTCTGCTGCCCACGGCCTCCGTGTCAATGCTTGACAAGCCTCCATTGTTGGTCAGGTCTGCCAATGTGTTATCTTCCAGTATCTGGAGAACCTGTTGGAGGGAAACACAAATACAAATGGCCAAATTGAAACATCTTTTTCTGCATGAATCACTGTGACATGGGCTCCTTTTTGAAAAGGCTTTTGGAATGCAGCATGAACTTTACATAAAGGGCCCGTGCAGGAGTCTGCTCCCCCTCCTTTCCCAGCTTTTGGTGAAAGATAGTGTGGAAGGCATGGGTATGTAACATCGGCTGTCCCATTATCACCCTACATGGTTCTGTTTAGACTGAGGACACCTTGGCTCCACTTTTACTCAGCGACGAGTTTACTTCCTCGTCCAGAAAGCGGTCGGGACATCTACGCTAACCGTGTAGGCTGTACCGTTTCAAAGCAGCCTCGACACGCCCATCCATGCATCTGACCCTTCTTTTTGACGTCCTAAGAAAAGTTCGCAGAGTAGCGAGTGTTCTAAGTAAAGTTCCTAGAGTAGCGAGTACTACTAGTCTTCTGCGACATCCCAATGTGATCCTGTGCACGAGCATGTCCCTTTTCTAcgtgttcctttttctttgtttaactTCTCAAAGAATTACTTGGTatcacaaaagaaagaagacgtaaaaaaaaaacctgcctGCTGTAGCAGCGGATGAGACTTGAGAGCGTAGGCTCTCTTCCTGTCCcgaaataatcaagttgaggGAGATAGTCCTGGTTCCCTTCTGAACGAGCTTgcttattttagttgttttaggAAGAATACCAAGAATCAGACCCAGGTTCTTTTAGTAAACAAGACAGTAAAACATGCTTTAAGTCATTTgggaggaaaaagggagaagTTTACAGAACCCCTTCTAGTTTTGgcaatgaaataaaaacatgaCCACGTTAAATTATAAACAGAAGTACAGGcaattaaacaaaagaaatataaattcaatctcttttttttttgttatactCCCAAAACTTGATTGTGAAAAATTCAAAGAGCAAAAGTAAAGGAAGGGCAAAGAAGAAATAAAGCTAGAAGAAAGCTTTTAGGTACCTGTGACATCTTTGGCCTTGATTGTGGGTCTCGACGTAGACATATCGATGCTGCGTGGACCATGCAGTGGAGCTGGTGCCCATAAAATcgtagatccaaatccaaccgtGGGTCGAGCAGCTGATCGGTGCAGTGATACTCGAGCAGTGGGCGTGCCCACTCGGTCAGGCATTGCTCACCTTTTGGTCGTGACAGGTCGATGGCTTTTCTCCCACTTATTAGTTCAACCAACACTACCCCGAAGGCGTAGACGTCTGCCTTCTCTGTGATCTGCCCGCTTTGTGCATACTCTGGTGCCAGGTACCTGTCAGCCATGAAAATccaagttaataaaaaaaaagaagttgaaaacCGCAACTGTTGATGGTCTTCCAATAGCCACAAGGGCTACCGAGTATAGTAACTGTTGTGCGGCTATCGAGTATAGTAACTGTTGTGCGGCGACATGGTAAGATGGACAATTGATTACTGGCAATTCTACAGACATGAATATGcacggaagagagagagagagagagagagagagagagagtgacccAAAAGTTCCAATGACCCTAGTATGCACTCCTAGACCACCATCGGGTTGCCATCTAGCTAGGCCAAAATCTCCAACCTGCAAGAAGCCATCAGCTCACTATATGTTCTTGACGGTAACATAACAACACTTGAAACAGAGGAAGGAAGTTCCGGTGGTATTCCTCTATACCATCGGTTCATAGTCATGGGTGATAAGAATGTTGTTGGGCCGCAGATCTCTGTGGATGATGCACCCGACCCTGCAGTCTTCGTGAAGGTATCTCAATCCTCTAGCAGCGCCTATTGCAATCTTTCGCCGTGCATGCCATCCCAATGGTGGTCGGTTGCTGCCTGTACCCAATATGTCGAACAAGTTTATCAACGGAGCAAGTCGGAGAAATCTAGCCATTGCGGCAACTTTGTAGCTGATAAAAGTTTGATGTGCATGGTTCACTTGTAAGAAATCCAAAAAGCATTCATGACAGAAGAGAACCTGATCTAACTAGAGCTATGCTCCGCAAATACAAAAACTGGCGACACATATGAGGTATTCTGAACTACTGAGATATGAACATATAGGGTGAGAAAACAATTTGGAAGGACATTAAGGATTTTGAAGGTTACCATACAGATGGGAGTCCAGTGAGCCATTGCAGATGTATTCATAGACCAAGAGCCTCCTCTTCTCTTCAATGCAGAAGCCAATGAGCATCACCACGTTCCTGTGCTGTGCGCAGCTAAGAACTTCAACCTCTGAACAGAACTCAACATCTCCCTGGGAGCTAGCAAGTTTATGTTGTTTCACAGCTACCACCTGACCGTCCTCTAGTATACCTCTGTGAACAGACCCAAATCCTCCTTCTGCTAAGAAATTTGCCGCCGAAAAGCCGTCAGTGGCAGCCTCAAGCTC
Protein-coding regions in this window:
- the LOC116252802 gene encoding extra-large guanine nucleotide-binding protein 1; this encodes MEMEELLRKMLPAGAPIPDDDQLDFSFAVEYEGPPVAYDLPKVIPVDVDRIPVASQVSASLPGTVPVVQPVLSAGIPVRSVSWVSMSGSKQRDVVAGGKSREVVAEDRASPTSVMESSSIERVGDDGASAGVDECSVEGGFSNLLTNSGEDLSSAPAGWGSDDDDSVRSSPILSSGASSWKGDYQDPESVSSFRRSEEDEELSGDAKKPQMVTFREEDPSLSRNGGLRDGASGSRLKKGACHRCLRGNWLMEKEVCLVCNAKYCSSCVLRAMGSMPEGRKCVGCIGYPIDESKRESLGKCSRLLRRLLSSLEIREIMKAEKSCEANQLQPESVFVNGKQLSPDEMAILVSCGNPPRKMKPGRYWYDKVSGLWGKEGSKPHKIITPHLNVGGSLMFNASNGNTSVYINGREITKTELRMLQWAGVQCAGNPHFWVNADGSYQEEGQKNIKGHIWGKAGTRLICSVLSLPTPCKTSNSFVDEVNGLPIRTLPEYFEQRVQKILLIGQPGAGTSALFKQAKFLYKPNPFSEDERQNLKLMIQSNVYRYLCVLLEGRERFEEEYLNNHKLRGALDSAGMLKEGDSQNIYAISTKMKIFSDWLLKIMISGELEVIFPAATREYAPIVEELWRDPAIQATYARRSELPSLPSAASYFLERVVDISRSDYEPSDMDIVYAEGHLSNGLAFMEFSFPQLPSDDNIDDGDQPDPFARYQLVQVHAKGLKEGRKWLEMFEDVRIVVFCVAVNDYDQIYEDGEFVGQNKMIVGKKVFESMILHPSFDQAAFLLILTKIDLFEQKIYQVPLRTCDWFDDFNPPTSSHRPSGHLGWNTSNNNNNSTSLAQQSYQYIAVKFKRLFSSLTGRKLYVTQTNGLQAIAVDEALRYAREIMKWDEDKLDFCGNEYSVYSTDLGSF